Below is a window of Deltaproteobacteria bacterium DNA.
GCCATCAAGTTCCTCCGCCAGGATTCAGCACAGAGATTTGACATATGTCTTTCCATTTAAATAAGATGGTTCCATTCTGATGCCATTTCTAAGATCCTCGGGCCGAGATCTAATCACTATTCGGCTTCAAGCCAAAAGGAGTCTAATTCAACCTAAAGCGGTATGGCTGGGATGTACGAAGCTCAACTTCGATGGAAACCGGTAGCTGTCCTCCTGGGCCTCGCCCTGATTTGGGGGGCAAACATGGCGATCATAAAAATTGGGGCTCGGGAGCTGGCTCCTTTGTTCATGGCTGGCCTGCGATCTCTGGTGGCCAGCGCATGCCTTTGTGTTTGGATGAAGGCCAAGGGGATTCCTATCTTCCCCTCCAGAATTGTGGTTCTTCACGGAATTGTAGTTGGAATGTTTTTTGGTTCCGAGTTTGGCTTCATCTATGTCGGGCTGCAATACACCCTCGCGTCCAGAACGTATGTCCTCGTGTACACTGCCCCGTTCTTTGCAGCTGTGGGGGCTCATTTTTTCCTCGAAGGGGACCGGCTCAATGTCTGGAAGGCCACTGGACTTTTCCTGGCTTTTGCCGGCGTGGTTTCCCTGTTTATGAGGGGACTGGCCTCTTTTTCCATGAGCACTTTGCCAGGTGATCTAATGGGCTTGGCAGCAGGTGTCTTGTGGGCGGCTACGACGGTCTACCTGAAGAAATACCTCTCCCACCGGACCGTGCCCTTGCAGACGCTTTTCTACCAGGTTTTCTTTTCCGCGCCTTTGCTGTTCCTCATAAGCGTCGCGCTGGAGGATCCCATTTTGTCAGGATTTTCCTTTGTGACTGGATTCTCGTTGTTCTATCAGTGTATTGTTGTAGCCTTTATTAGCTATCTGGTCTGGTTTCAGCTCATCCACCGGTACTCTGTGAGTTTGCTCCATGCCTTTTCCTTTTTCACCCCGGTCTTTGGAGTGTTTCTAAGCGGGATTTTGATCTTGGGAGAGGTGATGACTCCGAACCTTATCCT
It encodes the following:
- a CDS encoding DMT family transporter, whose translation is MYEAQLRWKPVAVLLGLALIWGANMAIIKIGARELAPLFMAGLRSLVASACLCVWMKAKGIPIFPSRIVVLHGIVVGMFFGSEFGFIYVGLQYTLASRTYVLVYTAPFFAAVGAHFFLEGDRLNVWKATGLFLAFAGVVSLFMRGLASFSMSTLPGDLMGLAAGVLWAATTVYLKKYLSHRTVPLQTLFYQVFFSAPLLFLISVALEDPILSGFSFVTGFSLFYQCIVVAFISYLVWFQLIHRYSVSLLHAFSFFTPVFGVFLSGILILGEVMTPNLILALTLVSLGMILVNKQPRARKCEGRPQNSRNSERIPRNSLRG